A single genomic interval of Agromyces cerinus harbors:
- a CDS encoding serine/threonine-protein kinase produces the protein MTSSPDRFADGPFTGVTLGGRYRLDGLIGRGGMASVYRGEDLSLGRSVAVKVFAEAAEGIDDAARRRSETALLASVEHRALVRLYDAAHDGAIDREYLVMELVEGQDLRKALQHGPVGTAEAAGLAADLAEALHVIHARGIVHRDVKPGNVLLAPSHLPTRSWDAKLADFGIARLIDDARLTRTGAYVGTPGYLSPEQVSGRAPGVASDIYSLGLVLLEARTGRQAFPGPAVEAAAARLVGDPEIPALLGTEWVELLRGMTAREASDRPTALDVAIAAGRLPSVPEPASAETNRADAATTVLHEASDAPTLVLPASRTAAASSAATTAVLGTPEGADGAVAARAVASAFEPAPTPSRRWVRPAIAVGLLVVIAIGIALLVPPVVASLTGPQPVPTETLPTLPGELGVHLEQLEEAVTR, from the coding sequence GTGACCAGCTCCCCCGACCGCTTCGCCGACGGCCCCTTCACGGGCGTGACGCTCGGCGGCCGATACCGCCTCGACGGGCTCATCGGCCGGGGCGGCATGGCGAGCGTCTATCGCGGCGAAGACCTGAGCCTCGGCCGCTCGGTCGCCGTGAAGGTGTTCGCCGAAGCCGCCGAGGGCATCGACGACGCGGCACGCCGGCGCTCCGAGACGGCCCTGCTCGCGAGCGTCGAGCACCGCGCGCTCGTGCGCCTCTACGACGCCGCGCACGACGGCGCGATCGACCGCGAGTACCTCGTCATGGAACTCGTCGAGGGCCAGGACCTCCGCAAGGCCCTGCAGCACGGCCCGGTCGGCACAGCGGAGGCCGCGGGGCTCGCCGCCGACCTCGCCGAGGCGCTGCACGTGATCCACGCGCGCGGCATCGTGCACCGCGACGTGAAGCCGGGGAACGTGCTGCTGGCACCGTCGCACCTGCCCACTCGCAGCTGGGACGCGAAACTCGCCGACTTCGGCATCGCCCGCCTCATCGACGATGCGCGCCTCACCCGCACCGGCGCCTACGTCGGCACCCCCGGCTACCTCAGCCCCGAGCAGGTGAGCGGCCGCGCGCCGGGCGTCGCGTCCGACATCTACTCGCTCGGGCTCGTGCTGCTCGAGGCGCGCACCGGGCGGCAGGCGTTCCCCGGCCCGGCCGTCGAAGCGGCGGCGGCACGCCTCGTGGGCGACCCCGAGATCCCCGCACTGCTCGGCACCGAGTGGGTGGAGCTGCTCCGCGGCATGACCGCCCGAGAGGCATCCGATCGACCGACGGCGCTCGACGTCGCGATCGCGGCCGGTCGGCTTCCGAGCGTGCCGGAGCCCGCATCGGCGGAGACGAACCGAGCGGATGCCGCGACGACCGTGCTGCACGAGGCATCCGACGCCCCCACCCTGGTGCTGCCCGCTTCGCGCACCGCCGCGGCCTCGTCGGCCGCGACGACGGCCGTGCTCGGCACCCCTGAGGGTGCCGATGGGGCCGTCGCCGCTCGGGCTGTGGCGTCCGCGTTCGAGCCGGCGCCGACCCCCTCGCGCCGCTGGGTGCGTCCGGCGATCGCCGTCGGGCTGCTCGTCGTCATCGCGATCGGCATCGCGTTGCTCGTGCCGCCGGTGGTCGCGAGCCTCACCGGGCCGCAGCCCGTGCCCACCGAGACGCTGCCGACCCTGCCGGGCGAGCTCGGCGTGCATCTCGAGCAGCTCGAAGAGGCGGTGACGCGATGA
- a CDS encoding RNA polymerase sigma factor: MAEASPDLLTYFERRVGADGADLLAETMLIAWRRRSELPREVEPARMWLFGVARNVLRNAARSEARRERLGDALREVLTTRSVEDPADVVAMRDLLERLDPDLAEIVTLVHWDGWSLVEIGRLLGMPASTVRGRYQRAKEELRAQLAVRAPR; encoded by the coding sequence ATGGCCGAAGCTTCCCCCGACCTGCTCACGTACTTCGAACGCCGGGTCGGTGCCGACGGTGCCGACCTGCTCGCGGAGACGATGCTGATCGCCTGGCGCCGCAGGTCGGAGCTCCCGCGGGAGGTCGAGCCCGCACGCATGTGGCTGTTCGGCGTCGCGCGGAACGTGCTCCGCAACGCGGCCCGCAGCGAGGCGCGGCGCGAGCGTCTCGGCGACGCCCTCCGCGAGGTGCTGACGACCCGTTCGGTCGAGGATCCCGCCGACGTCGTCGCGATGCGGGATCTGCTCGAGCGGCTCGATCCCGACCTCGCCGAGATCGTCACCCTCGTGCACTGGGACGGCTGGTCGCTCGTCGAGATCGGCCGGCTGCTCGGCATGCCGGCGTCGACCGTGCGGGGTCGCTACCAGCGAGCGAAGGAGGAGCTCCGCGCGCAGCTCGCGGTGCGGGCGCCCCGCTGA
- a CDS encoding cation transporter: protein MTAVPQTPGPSTPRPRIPGTLAPGRRAVLVRRIRLIVAATITYNVIEAIVALVAGSVASSAALIGFGLDSIVEVLSAAAVAWQFAAPDPHKRERVALRLIAVSFFGLALFVSIDAARALLGASEPEHSPIGIVLAAVSLAVMPLLSWFERRTGRELGSASAVADSKQTLICAYLSAALLAGLLLNSLLGWAWADSVAALVIAAFAVREGIEAWRGDACTVPVSVLTGEREAEGNEHDDCC, encoded by the coding sequence ATGACCGCCGTGCCGCAGACGCCCGGCCCGAGCACACCGCGCCCGCGCATCCCCGGCACGCTCGCCCCCGGGCGCCGCGCCGTGCTCGTGCGACGCATCCGGCTCATCGTCGCGGCGACCATCACGTACAACGTGATCGAGGCGATCGTCGCCCTCGTCGCCGGCTCGGTCGCCTCGTCGGCCGCCCTCATCGGCTTCGGCCTCGACTCGATCGTCGAGGTGCTCTCGGCCGCCGCAGTGGCCTGGCAGTTCGCCGCCCCCGACCCCCACAAGCGCGAGCGCGTCGCCCTGCGCCTCATCGCCGTCTCCTTCTTCGGCCTGGCGCTGTTCGTGTCCATCGACGCCGCCCGCGCGCTGCTCGGGGCCTCGGAGCCCGAGCACTCCCCGATCGGCATCGTGCTCGCCGCCGTGAGCCTCGCCGTCATGCCGCTGCTGTCGTGGTTCGAACGCCGCACCGGCCGCGAACTCGGTTCCGCCTCCGCCGTCGCCGACTCGAAGCAGACGCTGATCTGCGCCTACCTCTCGGCGGCGCTGCTCGCGGGCCTGCTGCTCAACAGCCTGCTCGGCTGGGCGTGGGCCGACTCGGTGGCCGCACTCGTCATCGCCGCATTCGCGGTGCGCGAGGGCATCGAGGCCTGGCGCGGCGACGCGTGCACGGTGCCGGTGTCGGTGCTCACGGGCGAACGCGAAGCCGAGGGCAACGAGCACGACGACTGCTGCTGA
- a CDS encoding ArsR/SmtB family transcription factor, translated as MTEHLVTETATLTHTAALARLGHALSDETRARILLSLREAPAYPSDLADSLGVSRQVMSNQLACLRGCGLVEAVPDGRRTSYRLAGEHLAPALGDLLRLVLVVDPACCSGDECTCA; from the coding sequence GTGACCGAGCACCTCGTGACCGAAACGGCGACCCTGACCCACACCGCGGCGCTCGCGCGCCTCGGGCACGCGCTCTCCGACGAGACCCGCGCCCGCATCCTGCTCTCGCTTCGTGAAGCGCCCGCCTACCCGTCGGACCTCGCCGATTCGCTCGGCGTCTCCCGCCAGGTGATGTCGAACCAGCTGGCCTGCCTGCGCGGCTGCGGGCTCGTCGAGGCGGTGCCCGACGGTCGTCGCACCTCGTACCGGCTCGCCGGCGAGCACCTCGCACCGGCGCTCGGCGACCTGCTGCGGCTCGTGCTCGTCGTCGACCCGGCCTGCTGCTCCGGCGACGAATGCACGTGCGCATGA
- a CDS encoding exodeoxyribonuclease III, with product MRIATWNVNSIRARVARTVDWMVREDVDVLAMQEIKCKPEQFPIEAFEEAGYEVAIHGLNQWNGVAIASRSPIGEVETSFPGMPGFLKGLEGPDQPQEARAIGATVNGVRVWSLYVPNGRSLDDPHYTYKLDWLAALTEYTRAETSARPEVPFALMGDFNIAPLDEDNGDPAVVEGQTTHVSPAERQAFFTLENAGVTDVVRPRIPEGYTYWDYKQLKFPRNEGLRIDFILGSAAFAEAVTDASIHRNERKGDAPSDHVPVLVDLAIGDDDDDRPMIF from the coding sequence ATGCGCATCGCCACCTGGAACGTCAACTCGATCCGCGCCCGCGTGGCGCGCACCGTCGATTGGATGGTGCGCGAAGACGTCGACGTGCTGGCGATGCAGGAGATCAAGTGCAAGCCCGAGCAGTTCCCGATCGAGGCGTTCGAGGAGGCGGGCTACGAGGTCGCGATCCACGGCCTGAACCAGTGGAACGGCGTCGCGATCGCGAGCCGTTCGCCGATCGGCGAGGTCGAGACCTCGTTCCCCGGCATGCCCGGCTTCCTCAAGGGGCTCGAAGGCCCCGACCAGCCGCAGGAGGCGCGCGCGATCGGCGCGACGGTGAACGGCGTGCGGGTGTGGAGCCTCTACGTGCCCAACGGCCGCTCGCTCGACGACCCGCACTACACGTACAAGCTCGACTGGCTCGCGGCGCTCACGGAGTACACGCGCGCCGAGACATCCGCTCGGCCCGAAGTGCCGTTCGCGCTCATGGGCGACTTCAACATCGCACCGCTCGATGAAGACAACGGAGACCCGGCCGTCGTCGAGGGGCAGACGACCCATGTGTCGCCGGCCGAGCGGCAGGCGTTCTTCACGCTCGAGAACGCCGGTGTGACGGATGTCGTGCGCCCGCGCATTCCCGAGGGCTACACCTACTGGGACTACAAGCAGCTGAAGTTCCCGCGCAACGAGGGGCTGCGCATCGACTTCATCCTCGGGTCGGCGGCATTCGCCGAGGCCGTGACGGACGCCTCGATCCACCGCAACGAGCGCAAGGGCGACGCCCCGAGCGACCACGTGCCGGTGCTCGTCGACCTCGCGATCGGCGATGATGACGACGATCGCCCGATGATCTTCTAG
- a CDS encoding DUF6328 family protein yields the protein MAHESEAADDDVEPARADPADVHGEHTETRRETYGERLDRKWNDVLQELRAVQAGTQIITGFLLAVAFQPTFAELERYELALYLVLVVLAATATMLGLAPVILHRELTGQHQKERVVRIANRILLTLLVVVSFLTAGVASLIFDVAVNQVAGFIALGVSLILLAVFWIVVPRVGRPSLRERLRP from the coding sequence ATGGCGCACGAATCCGAAGCCGCCGACGACGACGTGGAACCCGCCCGCGCCGATCCCGCCGACGTCCACGGCGAGCACACCGAGACCCGGCGGGAGACGTACGGCGAGCGTCTCGACCGCAAGTGGAACGATGTCCTGCAGGAGCTTCGCGCAGTGCAGGCCGGCACGCAGATCATCACGGGCTTCCTGCTCGCGGTGGCGTTCCAGCCGACGTTCGCCGAGCTCGAGCGCTACGAGCTCGCCCTCTACCTCGTGCTCGTCGTCCTCGCCGCGACGGCGACGATGCTGGGTCTCGCGCCCGTGATCCTGCACCGCGAGCTCACCGGACAACACCAGAAGGAGCGGGTCGTGCGGATCGCCAACCGCATCCTGCTGACGCTGCTCGTCGTCGTCTCGTTCCTCACGGCGGGCGTTGCGAGCCTCATCTTCGACGTGGCCGTGAACCAGGTCGCGGGGTTCATCGCGCTCGGGGTCAGCCTCATCCTGCTCGCGGTGTTCTGGATCGTGGTGCCGCGGGTCGGTCGTCCATCGCTGCGGGAGCGGCTGCGCCCCTGA
- the cofE gene encoding coenzyme F420-0:L-glutamate ligase, which translates to MKFSIEGVEGLPEIEQGADLAALIVDATDLADGDILVITSKIVSKAEGRVVQAADREQAITDETVRVVATRQYEGGVTRIVENRQGVIGAAAGVDASNAPDGTVLLLPVDPDASARALATGIRALTGAHVGVILSDTLGRPWREGQTDLAIGAAGVHVFDDLRGSTDASGKPLSVTMPCVADEIAGAAELVKGKSSGVPIAVVRGLGQFVGDLDLPGARSIQRPAERDLFRVGADEAYNEGYRDGFDEAQSEGPLAAAE; encoded by the coding sequence GTGAAGTTCAGCATCGAAGGCGTCGAGGGCCTGCCCGAGATCGAGCAGGGCGCCGACCTGGCCGCGCTGATCGTCGACGCGACCGACCTCGCAGACGGCGACATCCTGGTCATCACCTCGAAGATCGTCTCGAAGGCCGAGGGGCGCGTCGTGCAGGCGGCCGACCGAGAGCAGGCCATCACCGACGAGACCGTCCGCGTCGTCGCGACCCGCCAGTACGAGGGCGGCGTGACCCGCATCGTCGAGAACCGGCAGGGCGTCATCGGCGCGGCGGCCGGTGTCGACGCGTCGAACGCACCCGACGGCACCGTGCTGCTGCTGCCGGTCGATCCGGATGCCTCGGCGCGGGCGCTGGCCACCGGCATCCGTGCGCTCACCGGCGCTCACGTCGGCGTCATCCTCTCCGACACGCTCGGCCGACCGTGGCGCGAGGGCCAGACCGACCTCGCGATCGGCGCGGCCGGCGTGCACGTCTTCGACGACCTGCGCGGGTCGACGGATGCCTCGGGCAAGCCGCTCTCGGTCACCATGCCGTGCGTGGCCGACGAGATCGCCGGGGCCGCCGAGCTCGTGAAGGGCAAGTCGTCGGGCGTGCCAATCGCGGTCGTGCGCGGCCTCGGGCAGTTCGTGGGCGATCTCGACCTGCCGGGTGCACGGTCGATCCAGCGGCCGGCCGAGCGCGACCTCTTCCGCGTGGGCGCCGACGAGGCGTACAACGAGGGGTATCGCGACGGCTTCGACGAAGCGCAGTCCGAGGGGCCGCTGGCCGCCGCGGAGTGA
- a CDS encoding TIGR03557 family F420-dependent LLM class oxidoreductase, whose amino-acid sequence MSAHIGYAAMLERFPPAEAVALSALAESHGFRGVMASDHFQPWIPAQGESSFVWSVLGAIGERTRGDFGPGVTTPGYRMHPAVVAQASATLAAMHPGRHWLGLGSGEALNEHVVGPYWPEAPDRINRMFEAVDLIRKLFAGSLAGRDVRHSGQHFKLEATRLWTMPAVAPEILVAASGPVTAKRAGRTVDGMITTGAPAEKLAALLTRFREGAREVGRDAARMPKVLQLHLSWAPTDEEAMRGALTEWPNGGLRIPRGDIRSPFEFEQLARTVRPEDFAGRMVVSADPDVHRADIQRHLDLGFDRIYLHNAGRDQAAFLEVFGRDVLPGLRA is encoded by the coding sequence GTGTCAGCACACATCGGCTACGCCGCCATGCTCGAGCGGTTCCCGCCTGCAGAGGCCGTCGCGCTCAGCGCGCTCGCCGAGTCGCACGGGTTCCGCGGCGTCATGGCGAGCGACCACTTCCAGCCGTGGATTCCCGCGCAGGGCGAGTCCTCGTTTGTGTGGAGCGTGCTCGGCGCCATCGGCGAACGCACGCGCGGCGACTTCGGCCCGGGCGTGACGACGCCGGGGTATCGGATGCATCCGGCCGTCGTCGCCCAGGCGAGCGCGACGCTCGCGGCGATGCATCCGGGTCGCCACTGGCTCGGCCTCGGCTCGGGCGAGGCGCTCAACGAGCACGTCGTGGGCCCGTACTGGCCCGAGGCGCCCGACCGCATCAACCGCATGTTCGAGGCGGTCGACCTGATCAGGAAGCTCTTCGCCGGCTCGCTCGCCGGCCGCGACGTGCGTCACTCCGGCCAGCACTTCAAGCTCGAGGCGACCCGACTCTGGACGATGCCGGCCGTCGCGCCCGAGATCCTCGTCGCGGCATCGGGTCCGGTGACCGCCAAGCGCGCGGGTCGCACCGTCGACGGCATGATCACGACGGGCGCCCCCGCCGAGAAGCTCGCGGCCCTGCTCACCCGGTTCCGCGAGGGCGCGCGCGAGGTCGGGCGCGATGCCGCGCGCATGCCGAAGGTGCTGCAGCTGCACCTCTCGTGGGCGCCCACCGATGAGGAGGCGATGCGCGGCGCGCTCACCGAGTGGCCGAACGGCGGGCTGCGCATCCCGCGCGGCGACATCCGCTCGCCCTTCGAGTTCGAACAGCTCGCCCGCACCGTGCGCCCCGAGGACTTCGCCGGCCGCATGGTCGTCTCGGCCGACCCCGACGTGCACCGCGCCGACATCCAGCGCCACCTCGACCTCGGCTTCGACCGCATCTACCTGCACAACGCGGGCCGCGACCAGGCCGCGTTCCTCGAGGTCTTCGGTCGCGACGTGCTTCCCGGGCTCCGGGCATGA
- the cofC gene encoding 2-phospho-L-lactate guanylyltransferase, with amino-acid sequence MTSAADAAGPASAATPAWTVVIPVKAPAGAKTRLAAAVSPAEREALARAFALDTIAAALAARTVARVIVVGDDPSLAGAAEFLPEPADAPRGLTRAIAHAIAHARVGDDEADLRPVAVLLGDLPALAPEQLDAALESASRHPLAFVRDADGTGTTLATASAGVQLAPHFGADSAARHAAAGFVELEASAGLRRDVDTIDALAEALELGVGPLTRVAAAGIPLRGGAGAP; translated from the coding sequence ATGACGAGCGCAGCGGATGCCGCGGGGCCGGCCTCGGCCGCGACCCCCGCCTGGACCGTCGTGATCCCCGTGAAGGCGCCGGCCGGCGCCAAGACGCGGCTCGCCGCGGCCGTGTCGCCGGCCGAGCGCGAGGCGCTCGCCCGGGCGTTCGCCCTCGACACGATCGCCGCGGCACTCGCCGCTCGCACGGTCGCCCGCGTCATCGTGGTCGGCGATGACCCCTCGCTCGCCGGCGCGGCCGAGTTCCTGCCCGAGCCGGCCGACGCGCCGCGGGGGCTGACCCGCGCGATCGCGCACGCCATCGCCCATGCCCGGGTGGGCGACGACGAGGCGGACCTCCGCCCCGTGGCCGTGCTGCTCGGCGACCTGCCGGCCCTCGCGCCCGAGCAACTCGACGCGGCGCTCGAGTCTGCGTCGCGGCATCCGCTCGCCTTCGTGCGCGACGCCGACGGCACCGGCACGACCCTCGCGACGGCCTCGGCGGGCGTGCAGCTCGCACCGCACTTCGGCGCCGACTCGGCGGCGCGGCATGCCGCTGCCGGGTTCGTCGAGCTCGAGGCATCCGCAGGCCTCCGGCGTGACGTCGACACGATCGACGCGCTCGCCGAAGCCCTCGAGCTCGGCGTCGGGCCGCTGACGCGGGTTGCAGCTGCAGGCATTCCGTTGCGCGGCGGTGCCGGCGCTCCCTAG
- the fgd gene encoding glucose-6-phosphate dehydrogenase (coenzyme-F420): MTLTLGYKASAEQFAPRELVEIAVAAEANGFESVFTSDHFQPWRHDGGHAPFSLTWMAAVGERTSTIKIGTSVMTPTFRYNPAVLAQAFASLGCLYPGRIIAGFGTGEALNEIATGFRGAGEQQWPEFRERFARLRESVRLMRALWTDDEQVSFEGEYYSTHDASIYDRPDVPVPVYIAAGGPTVAKYAGRAGDGFICTSGKGMELYTEQLIPAVKEGVAAGGRSYDALDRMIEIKVSYDTDATAALENTRFWSPLSLSPEQKHDITDPVEMERAADALPIEQIAKRWIVGSDPDEVVAGIKQYVDWGFNHLVFHAPGHDQARFQELFARDLAPRLRAL, translated from the coding sequence ATGACGCTCACCCTCGGATACAAGGCCTCAGCCGAGCAGTTCGCCCCGCGCGAGCTCGTGGAGATCGCGGTCGCGGCCGAAGCCAACGGCTTCGAGTCGGTGTTCACGAGCGACCACTTCCAGCCGTGGCGGCACGATGGCGGGCACGCGCCGTTCTCCCTCACCTGGATGGCCGCCGTCGGTGAGCGCACCTCGACCATCAAGATCGGCACGAGCGTCATGACGCCGACGTTCCGCTACAACCCGGCGGTGCTCGCCCAGGCGTTCGCGAGCCTCGGCTGCCTGTACCCGGGGCGCATTATCGCGGGCTTCGGCACCGGCGAAGCGCTGAACGAGATCGCCACGGGCTTCCGCGGCGCGGGCGAGCAGCAGTGGCCCGAGTTCCGCGAGCGCTTCGCGCGGCTCCGCGAGTCGGTGCGGCTCATGCGTGCGCTCTGGACCGACGACGAGCAGGTGAGCTTCGAGGGCGAGTACTACTCGACCCACGACGCGTCGATCTACGACCGACCGGATGTCCCGGTGCCCGTCTACATCGCCGCCGGCGGTCCGACCGTCGCGAAGTACGCGGGGCGCGCGGGTGACGGATTCATCTGCACCTCCGGCAAGGGCATGGAGCTCTACACCGAGCAGCTCATCCCAGCCGTGAAGGAAGGCGTCGCGGCCGGCGGTCGCTCGTACGACGCGCTCGACCGCATGATCGAGATCAAGGTCTCGTACGACACCGACGCCACGGCCGCGCTCGAGAACACGCGGTTCTGGTCGCCGCTGTCGCTCAGCCCCGAGCAGAAGCACGACATCACCGACCCCGTCGAGATGGAGCGGGCCGCCGACGCGCTGCCGATCGAGCAGATCGCCAAGCGCTGGATCGTCGGCAGTGACCCCGACGAGGTCGTCGCCGGCATCAAGCAGTACGTCGACTGGGGCTTCAACCACCTCGTCTTCCACGCGCCCGGTCACGATCAGGCGCGATTCCAGGAGCTCTTCGCGCGCGACCTCGCGCCGCGACTGCGGGCGCTCTGA
- the ggt gene encoding gamma-glutamyltransferase produces MVNVVRRRTALRRLSAALAATLAVGALAAAAPASAQPATAGLVAAGRPAPPAPSTSTGFGGAVSSVDSEASAVGLEVLRKGGNAVDAAVATASALGVTEPYSAGIGGGGYFVYFDAASGEVTTIDGRETAPATMPTDAFIDPVTGQPYPFAAAVSSGLSVGVPGTLATWEAALARYGTESLHDMLKPSILLATRGFRVDETFAQQTAANQARFAAFPATAELFLPNDAPPVVGSTFTNPDLAKTLRQIAVHGTDVFYEGALADEIAAIAQDPQVDPAATLPAYPGFLTADDLADYEVLEQDPTHLEYRGLDVYGMAPSSSGGTTVGESLNILENYDLAGEQTPQALHLYLEATAHAFADRNAYVGDPAFVDVPTETLLSQDFADARACVIDPDAASVKPVAPAPLDAAGCELAAAADPVDTENISTTHLSVVDQWGNAVSYTLTIEQTGGSGMTVPGRGFLLNNELTDFNFVPNPADPNTVEPGKRPRSSMSPTIVLDGGDVRYVVGSPGGSTIITTVAQVLVNRIDLGMSLPEAVAAPRASQRNTANVSAEQAFLDAFAAELAPYGHTFGPPAEIGAVAAIEVDADGLMTAVAEPVRRGGGTGLVVEPAP; encoded by the coding sequence ATGGTCAACGTCGTCCGCCGCCGCACCGCGCTTCGTCGCCTGAGCGCAGCGCTCGCCGCAACGCTCGCGGTCGGTGCGCTCGCCGCCGCCGCTCCGGCTTCCGCGCAGCCGGCCACCGCGGGCCTGGTCGCCGCCGGGCGCCCGGCGCCGCCGGCGCCGTCGACCTCGACGGGCTTCGGCGGCGCCGTGTCATCCGTCGACTCGGAGGCGAGCGCCGTGGGTCTCGAGGTGCTGCGCAAGGGCGGCAACGCCGTCGACGCCGCCGTGGCCACGGCTTCCGCGCTCGGCGTCACCGAGCCCTACAGCGCGGGCATCGGCGGCGGCGGCTACTTCGTGTACTTCGACGCGGCGAGCGGCGAGGTGACCACGATCGACGGGCGGGAGACCGCGCCCGCGACGATGCCGACCGATGCGTTCATCGATCCCGTGACGGGTCAGCCGTACCCCTTCGCCGCCGCCGTGTCGTCGGGACTCTCGGTCGGCGTGCCGGGCACGCTCGCCACCTGGGAGGCCGCGCTCGCCCGCTACGGCACCGAGTCGCTGCACGACATGCTGAAGCCGTCGATCCTGCTCGCCACGCGCGGGTTCCGGGTCGACGAGACGTTCGCCCAGCAGACGGCGGCCAACCAGGCCCGATTCGCGGCGTTCCCCGCCACGGCCGAGCTGTTCCTGCCGAACGACGCACCACCGGTGGTCGGGTCGACCTTCACGAACCCCGACCTGGCGAAGACGCTTCGACAGATCGCGGTGCACGGCACCGACGTCTTCTACGAGGGAGCCCTCGCCGACGAGATCGCTGCGATCGCGCAGGATCCGCAGGTCGATCCGGCGGCGACGCTGCCCGCGTACCCGGGCTTCCTGACGGCCGATGACCTCGCCGACTACGAGGTGCTCGAGCAGGACCCGACGCACCTCGAGTACCGCGGACTCGACGTCTACGGCATGGCGCCGTCGTCGTCGGGCGGCACGACGGTCGGCGAGTCGCTGAACATCCTCGAGAACTACGACCTCGCGGGCGAGCAGACGCCGCAGGCCCTGCACCTCTACCTCGAGGCCACCGCCCACGCCTTCGCCGACCGCAACGCCTACGTCGGCGACCCGGCCTTCGTCGACGTGCCGACCGAGACCCTGCTGAGTCAGGACTTCGCCGACGCACGAGCCTGCGTGATCGACCCGGATGCCGCATCGGTCAAGCCCGTGGCGCCGGCGCCGCTGGACGCGGCGGGCTGCGAGCTCGCCGCCGCCGCCGACCCCGTCGACACCGAGAACATCTCGACCACCCACCTCTCGGTCGTCGACCAGTGGGGCAACGCGGTCTCGTACACGCTCACGATCGAGCAGACGGGCGGCTCGGGCATGACCGTGCCGGGGCGCGGATTCCTGCTGAACAACGAGCTCACCGACTTCAACTTCGTGCCGAACCCCGCCGACCCGAACACCGTCGAGCCAGGCAAGCGCCCGCGCTCGTCGATGTCGCCCACGATCGTGCTCGACGGCGGCGACGTGCGCTACGTGGTCGGCTCGCCGGGCGGGTCGACGATCATCACGACCGTGGCGCAGGTGCTCGTGAACCGCATCGACCTCGGTATGAGCCTGCCCGAGGCGGTCGCGGCACCGCGGGCGTCGCAGCGCAACACCGCGAACGTCTCGGCCGAGCAGGCGTTCCTCGACGCCTTCGCTGCCGAACTCGCACCGTACGGCCACACGTTCGGACCGCCAGCCGAGATCGGTGCGGTGGCGGCCATCGAGGTCGACGCCGACGGACTCATGACCGCGGTGGCCGAACCCGTTCGGCGCGGCGGCGGCACCGGGTTGGTGGTCGAACCGGCTCCCTGA